The sequence CGGTGGGCCTGGTGGACCTGCGGTAAGTCCGGTGGGCCTGGGTGAGTCCGGTGGGCCTGGGTGAGTCCGGCGGACCCGGTGAGCCCGAAGGACCCTGGCGGACCCCGGGGGCCCGGCAGACCTGGCCAGGTGCGGTGGGCCTGGTGGACCTGCGGTAAGTCCGGTGGGCCTGGGTGAGTCCGGTGGGCCTGGGTGAGTCCGGTGGGCCCGGTGGGCCCGGGGTAGGTCCGGTGGGCCCGGTGGATCCGGCGGTCCCAGCGGGAGCGGGCGGTCCCGGCGGACCTGGCAGATCTCAAGGGCCCCGTGGGCCCGGCGCTGAGGCCCCGGTCGGCCTCCGCGCGGGGCCGGTGTCCTGTCAGCGGGGGCCGATACGCTCGCCCGTATGGCTCTCAACACGTCCGCGGAAGCGCCGCTGCCCGTCGGCGAGGTGTCCCGGCTCATCGGGGGGTGGATCGACCGGCTCGGCGCCGTCTGGGTGGAGGGGCAGATCACCCAGCTGTCGCGGCGGCCGGGGGCCGGGGTCGTCTTCCTGACGCTGCGCGATCCGTCCCACGACATCTCGGTGAGCGTCACCTGTTTCCGGCAGGTCTTCGACCGTATCGCCGATGTGGTGACGGAAGGGGCGCGCGTCGTCGTCCTGGCCAAGCCCGAGTGGTACGCGCCCCGGGGGCAGCTGTCCCTGCGGGCCACCGACATCCGGCCGGTCGGCATCGGTGAGCTGCTCGTACGCCTGGAGCAGCTCAAGAAGTCGCTCGCCGCCGAGGGGCTCTTCGCGCTGGACCGGAAGAAGCCGCTCCCCTTCCTCCCCCAGCTCATCGGGCTCGTCTGCGGGCGGGCCTCCGCCGCGGAGCGGGATGTCCTGGAGAACGCCCGCCGCCGCTGGCCCGCCGTGCGCTTCGAGGTCCGCAACACCGCCGTGCAGGGGGTGAACGCGGTCGCCCAGGTGGTGCAGGCGGTCGAGGAACTGGACGCGCTGGACGAGGTCGACGTGATCGTGGTGGCCCGGGGCGGCGGCAGCGTCGAGGACCTGCTGCCGTTCTCCGACGAGCAGTTGATCCGGGCCGTGGCCGCCTGCCGTACGCCGGTGGTCTCCGCGATCGGCCACGAACCGGACTCGCCGCTGCTGGACCTGGTCGCCGATCTCCGTGCCTCCACACCCACGGACGCGGCCAAGAAGGTCGTGCCGGACGTGGGCGAGGAGCTGGAGCGCGTCCAGCAGTTGCGGGACCGGGCGCTGCGGACGGTGCGGGGGCTGCTGGAGCGTGAGGAGCGGGGGCTCGCGCACGCGATGGGCCGTCCCGCCATGGAGCGGCCCCAGCGGCTGGTGGACGAACGCGAGGCCGAGGTGGACGCGCTCCTCGGGCGCAGCCGCCGGGTGCTGGGCCATCTGCTGGACCGGGCCGACTCCGAGCTGTCGCACACGCTCGCCCGGGTCGTCTCGCTGTCGCCGGCCGCGACCCTGGAGCGGGGTTACGCGGTGCTCCAGCGGCCCGACGGCCATGTGGTGCGCTCCCCCGACGAGGCCGGGGCGCCCGGCGAGCCGCTGCGGGCGCGGGTGGCGGAGGGCGAGTTCACGGTGCGGGTGGACGGGGGCGGATGAGCCGGGCGGCGGGAAGCCCGGGGCCGGGCCAGGAACGCAGGAGCCGGCCGGCCGGGGGCCGGGGCCGGTCCCACGACGACGTATCAGCTCACATCTAGGGTGGATCACATGACGGACGACGGTACGGCGGCGGCTGCCGCCACGGGCACGCTCGGGTACGAGCAGGCGCGCGACGAGCTGATCGAGGTCGTACGCCGGCTGGAGGCGGGCGGCACGACGCTGGAGGAGTCGCTGGCCCTGTGGGAGCGGGGCGAGGAGCTGGCGAAGATCTGCCGGCACTGGCTGGAGGGCGCCCGCGCCCGGCTGGACGCGGCCCTGGCCCGTCCCCGTGACGGCGAGGACGAGGCCTGAGTCGGGCGCCCGGAGCGTGCGAGGACGACCTGGGACGGCAAGCGCCCCGAGCGCGCGGACGACCTGGGGAGGACAGCGACCGGAGCGTGCGCAGACGACCTGGGAAGGACGGCGACCGGAGCGTGCGGGGCCGGCCCGGGAGGACGGCGACCGGAGCCGGGCCGGGGCGCCTCTACCACGTAGCTGCATCATGCAATGATGTGTAATGGATCACTCGACTCCAGTTTTAGTTGAAAGTTAACCTATCTCTGGCGTACCTTCGAACCCTCCCCACCGCGTTCGTTCGGAAGGTTTGCCTCAGATGTCCCTCGTTCTCGACCCCGCCGCCCAGGACCTCCTCTTCCGCGAGGCCCGCACCGCCAACACCTTCACCGACGAGCCGGTGACCGACGAGCAGGTCCAGGCGATCTACGACCTGGTGAAGTTCGGCCCGACCGCCTTCAACCAGTCGCCGCTGCGCGTCGTCCTGGTCCGCTCCGCCGAGGGCCGCGAGCGCCTGGTGCAGCACATGGCGGAGGGCAACCGCCCGAAGACCGCCACGGCCCCGCTGGTCGCGATCCTGGCCGCCGACAACGAGTTCCACGAGGAGCTTCCGGCGCTGCTGCCGCACTTCCCGCAGGCCAAGGACCTGTTCTTCACCGAGCGCCCGGTCCGTGAGTCGGCCGCCGGTCTCAACGCCGCGCTCCAGGCCGCGTACTTCATCATCGGCGTCCGCGCCGCCGGTCTGGCCGCCGGCCCGATGACCGGCTACGACGCCGCGGGCATCCAGAAGGAGTTCCTGGACGCCGACCACACCCCGCTGATGGTCGTCAACATCGGCAAGCCGGGCGAGGACGCCTGGTTCCCGCGCAGCCCGCGCCTCTCCTTCGACGAGGTCGTCACGACCGTCTGAGTCCCGCCGAACGGAGTCCATCGCGCGGCCCCGCCGGACAGGAACCCGTCACACGACACCGCTGAGCAGGGCCCGTCACGGAGCCCCCGGAGCGGGCCCGTCACACGGGCCCGCCGGACAGGGGCCCGGGCTGCGGCCCGACACGCGGCCTCATGGCGCACGAAGGCCCCGGAACACCGTCACCCGGTGTTCCGGGGCCTTCTCCCGTACGCCGTCCGAGCGGGCCGCGCGTCAGGAGGCCGGTGCGGCGGGCGGCGCCGTCTTCAGCGCCGCGGCCATCTCGACCAGGCTCTCCTTCGGCGCCGATCCGGTGACGACCGTGGTGTGGCCCTCGCCGGGCAGGACGAGGGCGTTGTACTTGCCGCCCTCCCAGACCTGCCACTCCTTGCCCGCCACGGTCTCGGTCCGGCCGGTGTCCTTCGCCTTCTGGCTGACCTCGGGGACGTACCGGCGGGGGGCGGCGGTGGACTGCTCGACCGCGACGTACTTGCGGTCCGCGTCGAGGAAGCCCAGGTGCCAGGCCTCGCCCTCGGCCTCGTCGTAGCGGACGGAGGTCGCCTTCCACTGCTCCGGCAGACCCTCCGGCGCGGCCACCGGATAGGGGGCGGCGGTCCGTACCGTCGCCAGCTCCACGGTGAAGTCGACCGCCTTGATCGGGTCGGCGTGCTCGTCCTTGGGGATGAAGAGGTAGATGACCCCCGCGCAGGCGGCGATCACCAAAGTCGACAGGAACATGTCCCGGACTGTCTGCTTGCCTCGCTTGCTTGCCACGCGTCCATGGTGGCACGCGACCTGACACGCCCGGCCGCAGGGTGCCGGTCGGAGGCGGCGACGCCAGGGTGCTCATGCGTGACCCGCACTGCTCATTTTATCGACCTACCGATAGAGTCACAGCACCCTCATATCCGGTCGTCGCCGTACAGAAAGGTGCGCTCCGATGTCCGAGCATCATCTGCCGTCCCCTCTGGAGGTCTCCCCGGAGGCCCCCGACCGCAACCTGGCCCTGGAGTTGGTCCGGGTCACCGAGGCCGCCGCGATGGCGGCCGGGCGCTGGGTGGGCCGCGGCGACAAGATCGGCGCCGACGGCGCCGCCGTGAAGGCCATGCGAACCCTCGTCTCGACCGTCTCGATGAACGGCGTCGTCGTCATCGGTGAGGGCGAGAAGGACGAGGCCCCCATGCTGTTCAACGGCGAGCGGGTCGGCGACGGCACCGGCGCCGAGGTCGACATCGCGGTCGACCCGATCGACGGGACCACGCTCAACGCCAAGGGCATGCCGAACGCCATCGCCGTACTCGCGGCGGCCGACCGCGGCGCGATGTTCGACCCGTCGGCGGTCTTCTACATGGACAAGCTGGTCACGGGTCCCGAAGCGGCGGACTTCGTCGACATCAACGCCCCGGTGGCGGTGAACATCCGGCGGGTCGCGCGCGCGAAGAACTCCGCCCCCGAGGACGTCACCGTCGTCATCCTCGACCGGCCCCGGCACGAGGGCATCGTCAAGGAGATCCGGGAGACCGGCGCACGGATCAAGTTCATCTCGGACGGCGATGTCGCGGGCTCGATCATGGCGGCCCGCGAGGGCACCGGCGTCGACCTGCTGATGGGCATCGGCGGAACGCCCGAGGGCATCATCTCGGCGTGCGCCATAAAGTGCCTCGGCGGCGTCATCCAGGGCAAGCTCTGGCCCAAGGACGAGGCGGAGCGGCAGAAGGCGCTGGAGGCGGGCCACGACCTGGACCGGGTGCTGTCCACCGACGACCTGGTCAGTGGCGACAACGTGTTCTTCGTGGCGACCGGGATCACCGACGGCGAGCTGATGCGCGGTGTGCGGTACCGCGCGGAGACGGCGACCACCGAGTCCATCGTGATGCGGTCCAAGTCCGGCACGATCCGGTCCATCTCCTCGACCCACCGGCTGTCGAAGCTGCGCGCCTACAGCGCCATCGACTTCGACCGGGCGAAGTAGCCCGACGGCCGGGGCACTCCGGGCGACGCGGGACGCACCGAGGGGGTGCGGGGAGCACATCGGCGCTCCCCGCACCCCCTCCGCGTCCGCGATTCGCTTCTCGCGGCTCGCGTTCAGCCTGCCGCGGCTATGCGTCCGGCCCTCGTCGTGGCGGTGAGCTCGATGTCCCGCCGTCGCCGCCGCGCGAGCAGCACCCGGCGCTCGGCGGCGGTGAGCCCGCCCCACACCCCGTACGGCTCCGGCTGCATCAGCGCGTGCTCCCGGCACTCGATCATGACCGGGCATCCGCCGCACACCCGCTTGGCAGCCTCCTCGCGGGCCAGCCGCGCGGCGGTCGGCTCCTTGGAGGGGGCGAAGAAGAGTCCCGCCTCGTCGCGGCGGCAGGCCGCCTCGGAATGCCAGGGGCCCGCATCGTCCTCCCGAGCGGGGGTCCGCTGGGCCGGAACGGCGGCGACCTGCAGAGGCTGATGCGGCGGTTGCAGCACGGGCTACTCCTGACGACGGCTACGGCTTCGCGAGCGAGAGTCGATGCAGCACTCCCTACCCGCTGTACGTGCGCCTATGCACTGAGTGGCACCGGCGCGCGACTCACCGCAATGCGCCCCTGCGGCATTCTGGCCGATTAACGGAGGTCGTCCGTGGCGCCGATTTCAATCGCCCAGGTGTTTACGCAGCCGCCTCTGGAGATCCGCGACGAACTTGCCCCGCTTCGGCTTCGCGTCCACACTCCCGAACACGGCATAGCCGTTCACGACGACGACCGGGGCTTCCGGGTCCGCGGATTCGAGCGACTTCACCTCGAAAGCGCCGAAGACACCGGTGCCGCTGCCCCGCAGGGAGATGTTCTCCGGCACGCGCACCTCGACGCTGCCGAAGATGGACGTCGCATTGATGACGGTGAAGCGTTGGCCGAAAAGCGCTTCGGTCAGATCGATCTCCACGCTGCCGAAGAGCGCGAAGGCGTTCGTCCGGCCGCCGACCCGCCAACGCCCCTTGCGGACGGAGCTGCTGAAGACCGCGACGAGATTGTCCGCCGGCCCCTCGGGAGCCTCGGGCCCGTAGCTGTAGGGCCGCGGGCCCTGGCCGCGGGCGGTGGACCCGGAGGACGCGGGGAGGTCCCGGACCAGCGGCTGGAGCTCACCGACGGTCTTGGCCCGGTAGACCAGGTCCACCCGCTCGGCGTGCTCGTCGGCCGTCAGACGGCCCTCGGCCAACGCTTCCCGCAGGATGTCCGCGATCCGGTCGCGGTCGCCGTCGGAGGCGCGGATGCCGTCCCCGTTCAGGACGTCGGCGGGTGGCTGGGCGGCCGGCCCGAGGGGCTGCTGGGGCTGCTTCTCTAGGTCCACCGGCCCAGCGTACCGAAACGCGATAGATCGCGACTACCCCTCCAGCGGCACGCACCGCCCGGCCCGCGTCCGGGCGAGCCCCTCCCACGTCCAGGTGAGCCTTACCTCACAGGATCCACGCGCAGCAGGCGTTCTACCCTGGTGGACGCGCTGCCCGAGGGAGGTCAGCCGCTGTCGCCGAGTGAGGAATGGCCGTCATGGCAGAGTTTGCGTACTCCGATCTGCTCCCCCTGGGGGAGGACACCACGCCGTACCGTCTGGTGACCGCCGAGGGCGTCTCCACCTTCGAGGCCGACGGACGCACGTTCCTCAAGGTCGAGCCGGAGGCGCTGCGTACGCTCGCCGCCGAGGCCATGCACGACATCTCGCACTACCTGCGCCCCGCCCACCTGGCGCAGCTGCGGCGGATCGTCGACGACCCGGAGGCGTCCTCCAACGACAAGTTCGTGGCGCTGGACCTCCTGAAGAACGCCAACATCGCCGCCGCGGGCGTCCTGCCGATGTGCCAGGACACCGGGACGGCGATCGTCATGGGCAAGCGCGGGCAGAACGTGCTGACCGAGGGCGGCGACGAGGAGGCGCTGTCGCACGGCATCTACGACGCGTACACCAAGCTCAACCTGCGCTACTCGCAGATGGCCCCGCTGACCATGTGGGACGAGAAGAACACCGGCTCCAACCTCCCGGCCCAGATCGAGCTGTACGCCACCGACGGCGGCGCGTACAAGTTCCTGTTCATGGCGAAGGGCGGCGGCTCGGCCAACAAGTCGTTCCTCTACCAGGAGACGAAGGCCGTCCTGAACGAGGCCTCCATGATGAAGTTCCTGGAGGAGAAGATCCGTTCGCTGGGTACGGCGGCCTGCCCGCCGTACCACCTGGCGATCGTGGTCGGCGGCACGTCGGCGGAGTTCGCGCTGAAGACCGCCAAGTACGCCTCCGCGCACTACCTGGACGAGCTGCCCGCCGAGGGCTCCCCCACCGGGCACGGCTTCCGCGACAAGGAGCTGGAGGAGAAGGTCTTCGAGCTGACGCAGAAGATCGGGATCGGCGCGCAGTTCGGCGGCAAGTACTTCTGCCACGACGTGCGCGTGGTGCGGCTGCCCCGGCACGGCGCCTCGCTCCCCGTCGCGATCGCCGTGTCCTGCTCGGCGGACCGCCAGGCCACCGCGAAGATCACCGCGGAGGGCGTCTTCCTGGAGCAGCTGGAGAAGGACCCGGCGCGCTTCCTGCCCGACACCACCGACGAGCACCTGGACGAGTCCGGTGACGTCGTGAGGATCGACCTCAACCGGCCGATGGACGAGGTGCTGGCCGAGCTGACGAAGTACCCCGTCAAGACCCGGCTCTCGCTGACCGGCCCGCTGGTCGTGGCCCGTGACATCGCGCACGCCAAGATCAAGGAACGCCTGGACGCGGGCGAGGAGATGCCGCAGTACCTGAAGGACCACCCGGTGTACTACGCGGGCCCGGCGAAGACGCCCGAGGGGTACGCCTCCGGCTCCTTCGGCCCGACGACGGCCGGCCGGATGGACAGCTACGTGGAGCAGTTCCAGGCGGCGGGCGGCTCGAAGGTGATGCTCGCCAAGGGCAACCGCAGCAAGCAGGTCACCGACGCCTGCGGCTCCCACGGCGGCTTCTACCTCGGCTCGATCGGCGGCCCGGCGGCCCGGCTCGCCCAGGACTGCATCAAGAAGGTCGAGGTCGTCGAGTACGAGGAGCTCGGCATGGAGGCGGTCTGGAGGATCGAGGTGGAGGACTTCCCCGCGTTCATCGTCGTCGACGACAAGGGCAACGACTTCTTCACCGAGCCCGCCCCGGCTCCGACGTTCACCAGCATTCCGGTGCGGGGGCCGGGTCTGGCCTGATCCGTGACGTGTGCGCAGGGGCCCACCCGCAGGGGTGGGCCCCTGCGGCGTCCGTCGGGCCACCCCGGTGAGCGGGTGGGGCCCTGCCCCTTGCTCAGTCGTCCAGCAGGCCCGATGTCGCGACCAGGTAGCCGAGTTGGGCCCGGCTGTTGCTGCCGAGCTGCTCGGAGACCTTGCGCATGTGCTCGGCGACGCTGCGGCGGCTCATGCCGATCCGGCGGGCGATGGCGGCGTCCGTCTCACCGTTGACGACGGCCTGGAGGATCGCGCGCTGGAGGCCGGAGGTGACGACGGGGGTGCGCAGCGGCGCCCGTTCGGGGCGTACGGGTACGGCGCGGGACCACGCCTCGTCGAAGTGCCGGACCAGGAAGCGGACCAGCGACGGGTGCCGGACGCGCAGCGCGGTGTGCGGTTCGTCGGAGAACGGGATGAAGGCGAGGTCCCGGTCGAAGACGATGAACCGGTCCACGACCTGGGGCAGCGTCCTGATCTCGGCCCCCTCGGCGGTGACCTGCTCGATGTAGGCGAGCGTGGTGCGGTCGGAGCGGACGGTGTGCTGGTAGAGGGTGCGCTGCCGGATGCCGCGCCGCAGGTTGTTCAGGTCGCGCGGCAACGACTCCGCCAGGACGTGGGCGGGGCGCCCGCCGCCGGGGTGGGCGGTGCGGACCTCGGCGCGGCAGCCGCTGACCCCGGCGTCCAGGGCCTTGCTGATGACGGCCCTGCCGGAGAGCCGGGTGAGGGCGGGGCGTTCGGGGCGGTGGACCTCGGCGTAGAGGCCCTCGAAGGCGGCGAGGGTGGCGCGCGCGGAGCGCAGGGTGCGGCGCTGCTCGACGATCGCCTCCTCGATCGGGGCGAGCGCGGCGAACGAGGCGGTCTCCGGCGGTACGGGGACGAGGTGGCCGGGTGCGTCCTGTCCGGCGACCAGCAGATGGAGGGCGAGCAGGCAGGGGGGTGCGGCGGCGACCGGGATGCTGCCCTGGGTCAGCGCACGGCGATAGGTCGCGAGCGCCGCCTCGCAGGGTTGTTCCGGTATCGGCCGGTCCGAGGGTGATTCACGGCAATCACATAGCGGTGAGGGGGAATGATCGTCCTTCACAAGCATGCAGATTACCTTTGTGCAATCGGGAGTCTCCCGCCCGGCTCCCGCGCTCGACGAGTATGAGCGGGTGACATCTGGAATCGGGAGTGCGGACGGACCGACGGCGGACGAGCCGGGCGGCGGAACTCGAAAGACCCGGGACACCGCGGTCGCGGAGCGCCGTTTTCGATTCCTGGTGGCCGGATACGGGGTGTCTTCCTACGGCACTTTCCTGAATATGGTCGCGCTCAATCTCTTCGTCTACGAGACGACGGGCCGGGCGTTGGCCATGGGGCTGTTCATGGCGGTGCGACTGGCCTCCGGGTTCGTCGCCGGTCTGGTCGCCGGCGGACTGCTCGCCCGTTTCAGCGCGAAAAGCATCATGCTGTGGGCGAATGTCGCCCAGGGCGCTGTGATGCTGGTGCTCATCCTGACGCCGGAGTCCCTGGTGACCGGGGCGTTGACGGCCGTCTCGGTGGTGATCGGGGCGTGCGGGACGCTGTTCATGGTCGCGTTGCGCAGCTCGATCCCGGAGATGGTCGGGGAGGACCGCAGGGGATGGGCCAACTCGCTCTCGATCACCGGGCGTTCGCTGGCCATGGTGGCGGGGTTCGCCTCGGCCGGCGTGGTGGTGTCCCTCGTGGGGTACACCGCCGCCTTCCTGCTCGACATGGCGACGTTCGTGATCTGCGCGGTGACGGTGGCCCTGCTGCCGATCGCGGGCGGCAGGGGGGCGGAGGGCGCGGCCGGGTCCGGCGCCTCCGCTGCCACGGAGAGCGGGAAGTCCGGGAAGTCCGAGAAGGGCGGGCCGCGGTGGCGGCCGGTCGCCTTCCTGGCGCTCGCCGCCGCTCCCGGTCTCGGCCTGATGGTGGCCCTGCGCGGGGTCGACGCGTTCGGCTCCTCGTCCCACAACGCGGCGCTGCCGGTCTACTCGACCTCGCTGGACGCAGCAAACCCGGCGGTGTTCGTCAGCGCGTTCTGGTGTGTGTGGGCGCTCGGCAACATCGGTGCCCAGCAGGTGATCCAGCGGTACACCCGGCGCACCGGGCGGACCGTGGGCGCGCTCGGATTCGGCTACGGCACGGTGGTGATGTCGGCGGCGTTCATCGCGGCGTTCGCCGGGTTCCCGCTGGCGGTGACGGCGGTGATCGCGCTGATCGCGGGGGCCGCGGACGGTCTCACCGAGGTCGCCTACACCTCGCACCTCCAAACACTTCCGGCCACGTTGCGCGGTCACGCCTTCGGTCTTTCGGCCACTTTCGAGAACCTCGGTTTCGGGGTCGGCATGATCCTGGTGGCGGCGGCCCTCGACCGGTTCTCCCCGCCGGCCGTGGTGGGCTGGTCCCACGGCGCCGCCATCGTCGTCGCCGTGGTGTTCCTGCTGCGGGTGGCGGCGCTGCGACGGGCGGAGCCCGCGGGTCCGATGGGGCGTGCGGGCGGGGCGGAGCGAGCGGGGCTGCGAAAGGAAGAAGCCGTTGAGGGACGACCGGATCGCGGTGATCGGGACGGCGCTGAGGTTTCCCGGGGCTGACACGCCCGACGCGTACTGGCGCGACATCCGGGCGGGCACGAGCCGTGTACGCCGTTTCACCCGGGCCGAGTTCGCCGCG is a genomic window of Streptomyces sp. YPW6 containing:
- a CDS encoding DUF1707 domain-containing protein; the protein is MDLEKQPQQPLGPAAQPPADVLNGDGIRASDGDRDRIADILREALAEGRLTADEHAERVDLVYRAKTVGELQPLVRDLPASSGSTARGQGPRPYSYGPEAPEGPADNLVAVFSSSVRKGRWRVGGRTNAFALFGSVEIDLTEALFGQRFTVINATSIFGSVEVRVPENISLRGSGTGVFGAFEVKSLESADPEAPVVVVNGYAVFGSVDAKPKRGKFVADLQRRLRKHLGD
- the xseA gene encoding exodeoxyribonuclease VII large subunit; this encodes MALNTSAEAPLPVGEVSRLIGGWIDRLGAVWVEGQITQLSRRPGAGVVFLTLRDPSHDISVSVTCFRQVFDRIADVVTEGARVVVLAKPEWYAPRGQLSLRATDIRPVGIGELLVRLEQLKKSLAAEGLFALDRKKPLPFLPQLIGLVCGRASAAERDVLENARRRWPAVRFEVRNTAVQGVNAVAQVVQAVEELDALDEVDVIVVARGGGSVEDLLPFSDEQLIRAVAACRTPVVSAIGHEPDSPLLDLVADLRASTPTDAAKKVVPDVGEELERVQQLRDRALRTVRGLLEREERGLAHAMGRPAMERPQRLVDEREAEVDALLGRSRRVLGHLLDRADSELSHTLARVVSLSPAATLERGYAVLQRPDGHVVRSPDEAGAPGEPLRARVAEGEFTVRVDGGG
- a CDS encoding WhiB family transcriptional regulator, translating into MLQPPHQPLQVAAVPAQRTPAREDDAGPWHSEAACRRDEAGLFFAPSKEPTAARLAREEAAKRVCGGCPVMIECREHALMQPEPYGVWGGLTAAERRVLLARRRRRDIELTATTRAGRIAAAG
- a CDS encoding LuxR C-terminal-related transcriptional regulator, which encodes MKDDHSPSPLCDCRESPSDRPIPEQPCEAALATYRRALTQGSIPVAAAPPCLLALHLLVAGQDAPGHLVPVPPETASFAALAPIEEAIVEQRRTLRSARATLAAFEGLYAEVHRPERPALTRLSGRAVISKALDAGVSGCRAEVRTAHPGGGRPAHVLAESLPRDLNNLRRGIRQRTLYQHTVRSDRTTLAYIEQVTAEGAEIRTLPQVVDRFIVFDRDLAFIPFSDEPHTALRVRHPSLVRFLVRHFDEAWSRAVPVRPERAPLRTPVVTSGLQRAILQAVVNGETDAAIARRIGMSRRSVAEHMRKVSEQLGSNSRAQLGYLVATSGLLDD
- a CDS encoding malonic semialdehyde reductase, whose product is MSLVLDPAAQDLLFREARTANTFTDEPVTDEQVQAIYDLVKFGPTAFNQSPLRVVLVRSAEGRERLVQHMAEGNRPKTATAPLVAILAADNEFHEELPALLPHFPQAKDLFFTERPVRESAAGLNAALQAAYFIIGVRAAGLAAGPMTGYDAAGIQKEFLDADHTPLMVVNIGKPGEDAWFPRSPRLSFDEVVTTV
- a CDS encoding exodeoxyribonuclease VII small subunit — protein: MTDDGTAAAAATGTLGYEQARDELIEVVRRLEAGGTTLEESLALWERGEELAKICRHWLEGARARLDAALARPRDGEDEA
- a CDS encoding fumarate hydratase; translation: MAVMAEFAYSDLLPLGEDTTPYRLVTAEGVSTFEADGRTFLKVEPEALRTLAAEAMHDISHYLRPAHLAQLRRIVDDPEASSNDKFVALDLLKNANIAAAGVLPMCQDTGTAIVMGKRGQNVLTEGGDEEALSHGIYDAYTKLNLRYSQMAPLTMWDEKNTGSNLPAQIELYATDGGAYKFLFMAKGGGSANKSFLYQETKAVLNEASMMKFLEEKIRSLGTAACPPYHLAIVVGGTSAEFALKTAKYASAHYLDELPAEGSPTGHGFRDKELEEKVFELTQKIGIGAQFGGKYFCHDVRVVRLPRHGASLPVAIAVSCSADRQATAKITAEGVFLEQLEKDPARFLPDTTDEHLDESGDVVRIDLNRPMDEVLAELTKYPVKTRLSLTGPLVVARDIAHAKIKERLDAGEEMPQYLKDHPVYYAGPAKTPEGYASGSFGPTTAGRMDSYVEQFQAAGGSKVMLAKGNRSKQVTDACGSHGGFYLGSIGGPAARLAQDCIKKVEVVEYEELGMEAVWRIEVEDFPAFIVVDDKGNDFFTEPAPAPTFTSIPVRGPGLA
- a CDS encoding MFS transporter produces the protein MGSADGPTADEPGGGTRKTRDTAVAERRFRFLVAGYGVSSYGTFLNMVALNLFVYETTGRALAMGLFMAVRLASGFVAGLVAGGLLARFSAKSIMLWANVAQGAVMLVLILTPESLVTGALTAVSVVIGACGTLFMVALRSSIPEMVGEDRRGWANSLSITGRSLAMVAGFASAGVVVSLVGYTAAFLLDMATFVICAVTVALLPIAGGRGAEGAAGSGASAATESGKSGKSEKGGPRWRPVAFLALAAAPGLGLMVALRGVDAFGSSSHNAALPVYSTSLDAANPAVFVSAFWCVWALGNIGAQQVIQRYTRRTGRTVGALGFGYGTVVMSAAFIAAFAGFPLAVTAVIALIAGAADGLTEVAYTSHLQTLPATLRGHAFGLSATFENLGFGVGMILVAAALDRFSPPAVVGWSHGAAIVVAVVFLLRVAALRRAEPAGPMGRAGGAERAGLRKEEAVEGRPDRGDRDGAEVSRG
- a CDS encoding DUF4245 domain-containing protein yields the protein MFLSTLVIAACAGVIYLFIPKDEHADPIKAVDFTVELATVRTAAPYPVAAPEGLPEQWKATSVRYDEAEGEAWHLGFLDADRKYVAVEQSTAAPRRYVPEVSQKAKDTGRTETVAGKEWQVWEGGKYNALVLPGEGHTTVVTGSAPKESLVEMAAALKTAPPAAPAS
- the glpX gene encoding class II fructose-bisphosphatase translates to MSEHHLPSPLEVSPEAPDRNLALELVRVTEAAAMAAGRWVGRGDKIGADGAAVKAMRTLVSTVSMNGVVVIGEGEKDEAPMLFNGERVGDGTGAEVDIAVDPIDGTTLNAKGMPNAIAVLAAADRGAMFDPSAVFYMDKLVTGPEAADFVDINAPVAVNIRRVARAKNSAPEDVTVVILDRPRHEGIVKEIRETGARIKFISDGDVAGSIMAAREGTGVDLLMGIGGTPEGIISACAIKCLGGVIQGKLWPKDEAERQKALEAGHDLDRVLSTDDLVSGDNVFFVATGITDGELMRGVRYRAETATTESIVMRSKSGTIRSISSTHRLSKLRAYSAIDFDRAK